The Thiorhodovibrio frisius genome segment TGCCGCCGCTGCAGCCAACCAGGAGATCAACCGGAATCCGCGCCTGGTCGAGAAACTCAAACAAGGGGATCGCCGCCAATGGCTTGATGCCGCCACTGGAAAGCACCACGGCGACCTTGGGGCGCTCGGGCTGTTCGATTGTCATGCCGGCGAGCCCTCGCTTGGGTCCAGGGTATAGGCAACAGACCCGCCAGGTGGTCGTTCTGGCCCGAGAATCGCGGGCTTGAATTGGGTATCACGCATCCCGGACGCCACTTGATGATCAACAATGGCCCCGAGCCAGCCGGGTTCCATCAGCGACAGCGCCGGAGGCTTGAGCATATCCAGTTCCCGATACCGCTTGACGACATGGTTGAGTTCGCAGAGGCGGGCGTTGAAGCAGGCGAGCAGGCGCTGGATCACGTCCGGAGCTGGTGGGCTGCCAGCGGCCTCGATATGCAGGTGATAACGCGAAGCCGCCGACTCGCCCACGACCATGAAATGCATGGGCGTCACCCCAGTTTCGGCACAGGCGGACTGAACCGCAATGAGAATTTGGTTGGCGCTGACCTTCTCGCCTTGCAAATTCATCACATCCCGCCCCTTGCGCAGAAAGCTGACAAGGGGCGCCCCGTGGAAGAAATCCGTCACCTCGATCACGTCGTTGATCGAATACCGATACAGTCCGCCTGCCGTCGTCATCAGAATCTGGTAGGGCGTGCCAATCTCGAGCTCATGCGCCATCAGCACAGGCGCATCCGGCTGACCGAATTCCTCCTCTGGAATAAACTCGAAGAAATTGGTATGGACGGTCAGCAAGCCACTGTTGCCATCGTCGCTGATGGGAATGGTGATGTGCGCCTCGCTGGCCATATAGCCGCTATCACGCAGTGTCAGTCCGGGCGCGCACCAATCCTGAAGATGATGCGCGAACTGCCCCACGGTCCCACCCTTCCAGCAGCCGATGAGCTTGAGATCGGGCCAATAGTCCCTCGGCCGCAGCCGACCGGCGCGCCCGGCCAAGCGCTCCAATTCTCGCGCCTTGGCCGGCTCGGGCTTGAGGTTTTTGCTCAGCGTGGCGCGAATAGGCCCGGGAATGTCGAAATTCTTGGAGAGCGTGCCGTCATGAATATCACGAAAAAGCTCCGTCTTGCGCTCATCCGCGCTCTCGAACAGCTTGAGCAAGGCGTTGGGATTGGAACCAGGAATAAAGGTCACCGACCGCGGGACGGCACACCGCATCATGGCGTAGCGGCGCGCCGTGAAGTCTTCGATCTCGACTGCGTCATAGGGGTAGGCAAGCTTGGCGCGGGCAAGCGGGTGTGCGTCGCGCACCATCAAGCCCGAGACCGCCCCGTAAGGGATATTGGTGGTCTGCGTGTATCCCTCGATTGCCTTATTCACCACCGGAAACACTTTCCCGCCGAGAAAGCGCGGATGACGTTCGATGGCGGCAAAAGCCCAGATCTTCTGATTGAGCGAGTTGCCCTTGGTGCTCTCGGCCGTGACCGGAATCAGCTTGGGCTTGCCCGTGGTGCCGCTTGTCTTGTTGAACATCGCGGGCAGCGGACCGAGGGTGAGAATATTTGTCTCGCCCGCGATGATTCGATCGACATAGGGGTCAACCGTCTCCCAACTCGAAACCGGCACCGCGCGCGCAAAATCCGCCGGGGACTTGAGCCGCTTGAAATCATGCTCGCGCCCAAAGACGGTGTCGGCGTTGCGTTCCAGGCGCTCTTCGAGCAGCCGACACTGGGACGCCCTGAGATCGCGACAACGCTGAAGGAATCCATGCCAGCGCGCGCGCGTGACAGTATGTATCAAGGTGTTAAGAATGGCGGACATAGATCTTCACTTATACCTTAACCACAAGGGATTTCGACTCACCAAGCAAAAAACGCCACCATGCCAGAAGCAACCGAGCGCGCCTCGTCCGACTTGAATCCTGGGTCCAAGGTGGCCAATTGGATTATTTTAAAGCGATCCCAACCGATGCGCTATCCTTGCGTGCCAGGGCGAGCGCGTGCGAACTAAGGGGCGAACTAAGGGGCGGCGAACTAAGGGGCGAACTAAGGGGCCGTGCTCGGTTTTTCCAGGCAATGATGTGGACCGGTGGATTGAGACGCATGTCGGCGCATCAATGCTCAAGCGCCGCAGACGCGCTTTGATGCCGACATAAATAGTAGTGGGCAGTCCGGGCGTCGACTATGCAATTCCGGCAAGACTTGCGGCGACCGCCAGGGATTCTGGGGGCTGGTGTTTTGGTCAATCGGGGATTTTGGTCCAGAGCTCCTGTCCGACGCCGCCTTGATTGGCCTTGTTGGGCGCGAAATCCGTCCAGGTCGCTGCAAAGCCTTGGGCGCTGGGCACGAGCAGGGTGACACCTTGCTCGGGTGAGTCTTGGCTGGCAAAGATCAAGGCCAGAGTCCCGGTTTTGGTGTGCGCGATGCCTTTGCCTAAATAGGCTTGCCCATCAATCATCCCGGAAAACCTGAAGATCTTTCCTTCGATTTGGCCTTCGATTTGGCCTTCGATTTG includes the following:
- a CDS encoding GH3 auxin-responsive promoter family protein, giving the protein MSAILNTLIHTVTRARWHGFLQRCRDLRASQCRLLEERLERNADTVFGREHDFKRLKSPADFARAVPVSSWETVDPYVDRIIAGETNILTLGPLPAMFNKTSGTTGKPKLIPVTAESTKGNSLNQKIWAFAAIERHPRFLGGKVFPVVNKAIEGYTQTTNIPYGAVSGLMVRDAHPLARAKLAYPYDAVEIEDFTARRYAMMRCAVPRSVTFIPGSNPNALLKLFESADERKTELFRDIHDGTLSKNFDIPGPIRATLSKNLKPEPAKARELERLAGRAGRLRPRDYWPDLKLIGCWKGGTVGQFAHHLQDWCAPGLTLRDSGYMASEAHITIPISDDGNSGLLTVHTNFFEFIPEEEFGQPDAPVLMAHELEIGTPYQILMTTAGGLYRYSINDVIEVTDFFHGAPLVSFLRKGRDVMNLQGEKVSANQILIAVQSACAETGVTPMHFMVVGESAASRYHLHIEAAGSPPAPDVIQRLLACFNARLCELNHVVKRYRELDMLKPPALSLMEPGWLGAIVDHQVASGMRDTQFKPAILGPERPPGGSVAYTLDPSEGSPA